Proteins encoded within one genomic window of Phototrophicus methaneseepsis:
- a CDS encoding DUF6754 domain-containing protein, which produces MASDVQVITIIIIVVTFAVSLIVRRRKPAPLRPISAYSVLPTLAGESIESSRPLHIGFGGASLGDENTMLALVAAEAAYYAIQPATIGDIAPILTTSETSTIPLAVDTLRRAYASRHMLASYTSTNVRWYPAGPRALAYSGALTTLAGDDRINSHVLVGRYGVELSLVLASAGRRGLTTIATSSTLEGQAVAYAMADHALIGDEIFGGAAYLSGSAHLANRNLTIDLLRWALIIAMLLLLAANLAQQYSA; this is translated from the coding sequence GTGGCATCCGATGTCCAGGTTATTACAATTATCATCATTGTCGTGACGTTCGCCGTCTCGTTGATCGTGCGTCGTCGTAAACCGGCACCATTACGGCCTATCAGTGCCTATTCTGTTCTGCCAACCCTGGCGGGAGAAAGCATTGAATCCAGCCGCCCGCTGCATATTGGTTTTGGCGGCGCTAGCCTGGGTGATGAAAATACAATGCTTGCCCTCGTCGCCGCAGAAGCGGCCTATTACGCCATACAACCCGCGACGATTGGCGATATCGCTCCCATCCTCACCACATCCGAGACAAGCACAATCCCCTTGGCTGTGGATACGCTGCGCCGTGCCTATGCATCTCGTCATATGCTGGCGAGCTATACCTCTACCAATGTGCGCTGGTACCCGGCTGGCCCCCGTGCGCTGGCCTATTCCGGCGCGCTGACCACGCTGGCTGGTGATGATCGCATCAACAGCCATGTTTTGGTGGGTCGCTATGGTGTTGAACTCTCGCTGGTGCTGGCTTCTGCTGGTCGGCGTGGTTTGACGACAATCGCAACAAGCAGCACGCTGGAAGGGCAAGCTGTTGCTTATGCCATGGCAGATCATGCGCTGATTGGTGATGAGATATTCGGTGGGGCGGCTTATTTAAGCGGGAGCGCCCATCTTGCAAACCGCAACTTGACTATCGACCTATTGCGATGGGCTTTAATTATCGCCATGCTGTTGCTGCTGGCTGCGAACCTGGCACAGCAGTATTCAGCGTAA